In the genome of Streptomyces pactum, one region contains:
- a CDS encoding OmpA family protein, with amino-acid sequence MPDRHRAVAHRTDEGPGAPVETTPPVPIDPDDPDLRLPGGARLAPGRVLDIKSVVETDDGEERREDTNEKVTFALQAEVLFGKNSARLGKEATARIRTIAGEIERSGATTVRVFGFTDSLGSSAHGDRLSKERANSVQRELTKYLGPSVRYEIRGYGEQYPIADNATEEGRRKNRRVEVSFPRGV; translated from the coding sequence CTGCCGGACCGTCACCGGGCCGTCGCGCACCGGACCGACGAGGGCCCCGGCGCCCCGGTGGAGACCACGCCCCCGGTACCGATCGACCCCGACGACCCCGACCTCCGGCTGCCCGGCGGGGCGCGGCTGGCGCCGGGCCGGGTGCTCGACATCAAGTCCGTGGTGGAGACGGACGACGGGGAGGAGCGGCGCGAGGACACCAACGAGAAGGTGACGTTCGCCCTCCAGGCCGAGGTGCTCTTCGGCAAGAACAGCGCCCGGCTCGGCAAGGAGGCCACCGCCCGCATCCGCACCATCGCGGGGGAGATCGAGCGGAGCGGTGCCACCACCGTGCGGGTGTTCGGCTTCACCGACAGCCTGGGGTCCTCCGCACACGGCGACCGGCTCTCCAAGGAGCGCGCCAACTCCGTCCAGCGGGAGCTCACCAAGTACCTCGGCCCCTCGGTGCGTTACGAGATCCGCGGCTACGGCGAGCAGTACCCGATCGCGGACAACGCGACCGAGGAGGGCCGCCGGAAGAACCGGCGGGTGGAGGTGAGCTTCCCGCGCGGGGTCTGA